Proteins encoded together in one Cardiocondyla obscurior isolate alpha-2009 linkage group LG07, Cobs3.1, whole genome shotgun sequence window:
- the Pits gene encoding interferon regulatory factor 2-binding protein 2, with amino-acid sequence MMGKRTQCYLCDLPRMPWAMIMDFSEPVCRGCVNYEGADRIDLVLESAKQLKKAHGFQDARPSTSKTYRTSAGHTEHNGGTNLDVLPIQNSPQAGHTRHHNIASYSQLHHRNSITEFTSGTAAAAAARQQVGRHHGDDGHEIANSIRSNPPRLSNAHLAAATVAAHQMMHNRGITQLKRGISAIDEDEHAEKRLSLEEQHPVRPPLTRGDSLPAVSLAVSYVQDRNKEKHPVRAPSFETATTFKANGAYVGPSIPLAPANVAANGGGSPLRPRTSPPPPPPPSQEGANDNSQSNHHQGTANGPSPMAALMSVADNLTSPEPVPQPPNNPSPTSRSPPTTATNAQQRSASRGSQHSPNSSGSSGRRSSSSRQVSSTTVTTSSEGTVAQAAGAEPVTAPTLKCTLCQERLEDTHFVQCPSVPHHKFCFPCSRDSIKRQGAGSEVYCPSGEKCPLANSQVPWAFMQGEIATILGEDTTGAGLKGKKERET; translated from the exons ATGATGGGCAAACGGACACAGTGCTACCTGTGCGACCTGCCCAGGATGCCCTGGGCGATGATAATGGACTTTTCAGAGCCGGTGTGCCGCGGCTGCGTAAACTACGAGGGCGCCGACCGCATCGACCTAGTCCTCGAGTCGGCGAAGCAGCTGAAGAAGGCGCACGGCTTCCAGGACGCCCGGCCGTCCACCTCGAAGACGTATCGCACTAGCGCGGGCCACACCGAGCACAACGGCGGCACGAATCTCGACGTGCTGCCAATTCAGAACAGCCCGCAGGCCGGCCACACGCGCCATCACAACATCGCGAGCTACTCGCAGCTGCATCATCGTAACTCGATCACCGAGTTCACGTCGGGCACGGCGGCAGCGGCCGCTGCCAGGCAGCAGGTCGGCCGCCATCACGGCGACGACGGCCACGAGATCGCCAACAGTATCAGGAGCAACCCGCCGCGCTTGTCCAACGCCCATCTGGCCGCGGCCACGGTGGCCGCGCATCAGATGATGCACAACCGCGGTATCACTCAGCTGAAGCGCGGCATCTCGGCGATCGACGAGGACGAGCACGCCGAAAAACGGCTCTCTCTGGAGGAACAGCATCCGGTCAGGCCGCCGCTCACCCGCGGCGACTCCCTGCCGGCGGTGAGCCTCGCCGTCAGCTACGTGCAGGACCGCAACAAGGAAAAACACCCGGTGAGGGCGCCCAGCTTCGAGACGGCGACCACCTTCAAGGCCAACG GAGCATACGTTGGACCATCCATACCGTTGGCACCGGCAAACGTCGCGGCTAACGGCGGAGGATCGCCTCTTCGTCCGAGAACAagcccgccgccgccgccgccgccgagcCAAGAAGGCGCCAACGACAACTCGCAATCGAATCATCATCAG GGCACGGCAAACGGCCCGTCACCGATGGCCGCCCTAATGTCAGTCGCCGACAATCTGACATCGCCCGAGCCAGTGCCACAGCCGCCGAACAATCCCAGTCCGACCAGCAGAAGTCCGCCGACCACGGCCACGAACGCTCAGCAACGCAGCGCTTCGAGAGGTTCCCAGCATAGCCCGAACAGTTCAG GTTCGTCGGGCAGACGATCTAGCAGTTCAAGGCAAGTGTCATCGACAACCGTGACTACGTCCTCAGAGGGCACGGTCGCTCAAGCTGCTGGCGCCGAACCGGTCACTGCGCCGACCCTAAAGTGTACGCTATGCCAGGAACGCCTGGAAGACACGCACTTCGTCCAGTGTCCCAGCGTGCCGCATCACAAGTTCTGCTTCCCGTGCAGTCGGGACAGTATAAAGAGACAGGGTGCTGGCTCAGAG GTTTATTGTCCGAGCGGCGAGAAATGCCCGTTGGCGAACAGCCAGGTACCGTGGGCCTTTATGCAGGGTGAGATCGCTACTATCCTGGGCGAGGATACCACGGGCGCCGGGCTCAAAGgcaagaaggagagagaaactTAA